Genomic DNA from Haloplanus sp. HW8-1:
CGTCCGTACGCGAGTCCGACGATCCCGACGATCCCGGCGATCAGCGCGATCGGCCCGCCGATTCGGTAGGGTGGCCCGTACGTTCGCTGCCGTGTAACCCGCTCGGTCGTGGACCCATCGAGCGTCTCGCCCTCCACGGCACCGGGTTGGTACGTGGTCCCGCTAACCGACATCGGAAGCCGGTAGTCGGCCGTCCGCGATACATCGTTCCCGTTGACGCGCCCCTCCAACTCCACCGTCGAGACGACGAGCATCTGTACGGATCCGGGCGTTCCACCCAACCGCTCGGAGATGTTCGCCATCCGATCGTACGTCCGACTGACGTTGCGCTCGAACGCGAGTTCGACCGACTGACCCGGGGAAACGCCGGTCGTGCTCGCCGTCCCGAGTGGTTCGGTGAGCCGCCAGTATTCGACGCGCTCCCCGTCACCCTCCGTCGACTGCGCTTCGACGGCCCGGAGCACCAGCGTCTGCTGGATCGTCACCGCCAGCGCCCCGCCCTCCGTCGCCCGGTACTCGAATCGGAACGTCCCCTCGACGAGCGGACTGATCGAGAGGAAGTACGCGGGTCGGTCCGAGAGTTCGGTACCGATCGGATACAGCGGGTTTGACTCCGTCACCGCCGCGGCCAGTTCGTACGTCCCGTTGGCCTCCCAGGAGGACACCTGGCGTTGCTCGGTCGTCGTTCCGGGAGCCTCGTACGCGGAGTACGTCGCGTATCCGCCGCCAGCCGTCAGTACCACACCGAACAGGACCACGACCACGAACCAGCGGTCCAGCAGTATCCGTCCGCGCACCCCCCACTCCCGTGACATGTGCCCCCCTTTTCCCGGTACCCCTACAAGAATCTTGAGGGAGCAGGTCCCCGGATCAGCCGTACCGGTTCAACAGACGTCCGAGGGTCGAGACTCCGTCCCGCGAGCGCGAACGTGCTCGGAGCCGTCCGGAGCCAACGAGCCACGTCCCGAGCAGGTAGAAGGGGACACCGATGACGGCGTCGACGAGCACGACCGGCACCCACGGGTGGAGACGGTAACCGGCATCGATCACCGAAGTCGGCAGGATTGCGAG
This window encodes:
- a CDS encoding DUF5305 domain-containing protein, with the translated sequence MSREWGVRGRILLDRWFVVVVLFGVVLTAGGGYATYSAYEAPGTTTEQRQVSSWEANGTYELAAAVTESNPLYPIGTELSDRPAYFLSISPLVEGTFRFEYRATEGGALAVTIQQTLVLRAVEAQSTEGDGERVEYWRLTEPLGTASTTGVSPGQSVELAFERNVSRTYDRMANISERLGGTPGSVQMLVVSTVELEGRVNGNDVSRTADYRLPMSVSGTTYQPGAVEGETLDGSTTERVTRQRTYGPPYRIGGPIALIAGIVGIVGLAYGRYDDRFAVSDAERAALAFQSARDEFDDWITTARLPSTVRDRPRIQIDTLAGLVDTAIDFDARVFEDPEDGSLYVPHEGILYVCEPPTAGLDAMVGGDGGDDTTVRCGDDEGNDEGGTDEGDDAEST